One part of the Anaerolineales bacterium genome encodes these proteins:
- the treS gene encoding maltose alpha-D-glucosyltransferase, with product MQPTPLWYKDAIFYELYIRAFKDSDGDGHGDIRGVIEKLDYLQDLGINCIWLLPMFPSPLKDDGYDVADFYNIHPDYGTLHDFKELVDEAHKRSIRVIADLVLNHTSDQHPWFQEARKGPDNPKHDYYVWSDTQDKYQDARIIFLDTEDSNWSWDEEAKRYYWHRFYSSQPDLNYDNPEVQDAMMHVAKFWLDLGVDGFRCDAIPYLIEREGTNCENLPETHLYLKKLRQFVDENFPDSILLSEANQWPEDVREYFGEGDEMHMAFHFPIMPRLFMAMRREDTTPIREILERTPEIPPNAQWCTFLRNHDELTLEMVTEEERQWMWEQYAPEPRMRLNLGIRRRLAPLLDNDFRKITLANSLLFTLPGSPILYYGDEIGMGDDIWLEDRNGVRTPMQWSKGNQAGFSPSATAYSPVIDSAPYDPTHVNVEDQMSDLASLYYVTKNMIAMRKTHRAFGWGSFEWANTSHPTQVAAYYRRHEGEELLILNNLSSQEIDLWVEIPDRPLFFPPPNLFTGRATGELVDGRLSLKLAGHGYEWLKLT from the coding sequence ATGCAACCCACACCCCTTTGGTACAAAGACGCCATCTTCTACGAGCTCTACATCCGGGCTTTCAAGGACAGCGATGGCGATGGCCACGGTGACATCCGTGGCGTGATAGAAAAACTGGACTATCTTCAAGACCTGGGCATCAACTGTATTTGGCTGTTGCCGATGTTCCCCTCCCCCCTCAAGGATGATGGCTACGATGTAGCCGACTTCTACAACATCCATCCTGACTACGGCACTCTGCACGATTTCAAAGAGCTGGTGGACGAGGCGCACAAGCGCAGCATTCGCGTAATAGCTGACCTGGTGCTTAACCACACCTCTGACCAGCACCCGTGGTTCCAGGAGGCGCGCAAAGGGCCAGACAATCCCAAGCACGACTATTATGTCTGGAGCGATACCCAGGACAAATACCAAGACGCACGAATCATCTTTTTAGACACCGAGGATTCCAACTGGAGCTGGGACGAAGAAGCCAAGCGCTACTACTGGCACCGTTTCTACTCTTCACAGCCCGATCTGAACTACGACAACCCGGAAGTTCAGGATGCAATGATGCATGTGGCCAAGTTTTGGCTTGATCTAGGCGTCGATGGGTTCCGCTGTGATGCAATCCCCTATTTGATTGAGCGTGAGGGTACCAACTGCGAGAATCTGCCAGAGACCCATCTATATCTTAAAAAGCTACGCCAGTTTGTGGACGAAAATTTTCCTGACAGTATTCTGCTGTCGGAAGCCAATCAATGGCCGGAAGATGTGCGCGAATACTTCGGCGAAGGGGACGAGATGCACATGGCCTTTCATTTTCCGATCATGCCAAGGCTCTTTATGGCTATGCGCAGGGAAGACACCACGCCTATTCGAGAGATCCTGGAACGTACACCCGAGATCCCGCCAAATGCCCAATGGTGCACGTTCCTACGCAACCACGACGAACTCACTCTGGAGATGGTCACTGAAGAGGAGCGTCAGTGGATGTGGGAGCAATACGCACCAGAACCACGCATGCGCCTCAATCTTGGCATCCGCAGGCGCCTCGCACCGCTACTGGACAACGATTTCAGGAAGATCACCCTTGCGAACTCCCTACTTTTTACGTTGCCCGGCTCGCCAATATTGTACTACGGTGACGAGATTGGCATGGGCGATGACATTTGGCTAGAGGATCGCAATGGCGTTCGCACTCCAATGCAATGGAGCAAGGGTAACCAAGCTGGTTTCAGCCCCAGCGCCACGGCATATTCGCCGGTAATCGATTCTGCTCCTTATGATCCGACGCATGTGAACGTTGAAGACCAAATGAGTGATTTAGCCTCGCTTTACTACGTGACAAAAAACATGATTGCGATGCGCAAAACCCACCGCGCCTTTGGCTGGGGCAGCTTTGAATGGGCCAACACTTCGCACCCCACCCAAGTGGCCGCGTATTACCGCCGCCATGAAGGCGAAGAGCTACTGATCCTCAACAACTTGAGCAGTCAGGAAATTGACTTGTGGGTAGAGATCCCGGATCGGCCGCTGTTCTTCCCGCCGCCCAATCTGTTCACGGGTCGCGCCACGGGCGAGCTTGTCGATGGCCGCCTAAGCCTGAAGCTGGCCGGCCACGGCTACGAATGGCTTAAGCTGACGTAG
- a CDS encoding arsenate reductase ArsC translates to MQRRKVLFLCTGNTCRSQMAEAIVNARLSDQWQAFSAGVQPAAEINPYTGKALAEVGIVHLGQPKHPDVFKDQAFDLVVTLCDDAAENCPVWLGPGRKQHLGFPDPATARGSEEQVLPIYRQVLKDITAKVPALLVREFPQPTSA, encoded by the coding sequence ATGCAGCGAAGAAAAGTTCTGTTCCTGTGCACAGGCAATACCTGCCGCTCGCAAATGGCAGAAGCGATTGTGAACGCGCGGCTCAGTGACCAGTGGCAGGCCTTTAGCGCTGGTGTTCAACCCGCAGCAGAGATAAATCCGTACACCGGCAAAGCTTTAGCCGAAGTCGGGATCGTGCATCTTGGGCAACCCAAGCACCCTGACGTATTCAAGGATCAGGCTTTCGACCTGGTGGTGACCTTGTGTGATGACGCGGCCGAGAATTGCCCGGTATGGCTTGGCCCCGGCCGCAAGCAGCACCTCGGCTTCCCTGACCCCGCAACTGCCCGCGGCAGCGAGGAGCAGGTGCTGCCGATTTATCGCCAGGTGCTCAAGGACATCACTGCCAAGGTGCCTGCGCTGCTGGTGCGGGAGTTCCCGCAGCCTACGTCAGCTTAA
- the pstB gene encoding phosphate ABC transporter ATP-binding protein, translated as MTDTATAAVTTAAIDTKDLSIYYGSFQAVRDVSMDIQPNRITAIIGPSGCGKSTVLRAFNRMNELIPNVNTTGEVLFRGQNIYKADVDPVEVRRHIGMVFQKPNPFPKSVYENVAWGARINGFKGNMDELVHSSLQAAALWDEVKDKLDQSGLSLSGGQQQRLCIARAIAVRPDIILMDEPCSALDPIATLRIEELMRDLATAYTIIIVTHNMQQAARVSDRTAFFSLSEDGKRAGMLMEYGDTKTMFTRPEQKITEDYITGRFG; from the coding sequence ATGACCGATACTGCAACAGCGGCCGTCACAACCGCAGCCATTGATACCAAAGACCTGAGCATTTACTACGGCAGTTTTCAGGCTGTACGTGATGTGAGTATGGATATTCAACCTAACCGCATCACCGCCATCATTGGCCCTTCAGGCTGCGGCAAGAGCACTGTTTTACGTGCCTTCAACCGCATGAACGAGCTGATCCCGAACGTCAACACGACCGGTGAGGTGCTCTTCCGCGGCCAGAACATCTACAAAGCCGATGTTGACCCGGTGGAGGTGCGCCGTCACATCGGCATGGTGTTCCAGAAGCCTAACCCGTTCCCCAAGTCGGTCTACGAGAATGTAGCCTGGGGCGCACGCATCAACGGTTTCAAAGGCAATATGGATGAACTGGTGCACAGCAGCCTGCAGGCCGCCGCACTGTGGGACGAAGTCAAGGACAAGCTGGACCAGAGCGGCCTTTCGCTCTCCGGCGGCCAGCAGCAGCGCCTGTGCATTGCCCGCGCCATCGCCGTGCGGCCAGATATCATCCTGATGGACGAACCCTGCTCCGCATTGGACCCGATCGCCACCTTGCGCATTGAAGAGTTGATGCGCGATCTGGCCACCGCCTACACCATTATCATCGTGACCCACAATATGCAGCAGGCTGCCCGCGTGTCTGACCGCACGGCGTTCTTCTCATTGTCTGAGGATGGCAAGCGGGCTGGCATGCTGATGGAATATGGCGATACTAAGACTATGTTTACGCGCCCTGAACAAAAAATTACTGAGGATTACATTACCGGCCGGTTTGGCTAA
- the pstA gene encoding phosphate ABC transporter permease PstA, whose amino-acid sequence MSDSNLLQRHRRGRVWLVVFQVALLVGIVALGALLFNILNGSFGYVAVEDTIPPQDLAVNGVPLEEQDKETLIQVLQAHISAGLFARYEFEKPFAERSAGEVYDLILERVIEPKFVAQWSLFETLTDGDAIRQTAAQEFPNARLEFRSWLNGHFLRAPQSSYPEIAGVRTAVLGSLWTIAIAVLFAFPVGVAAAVYLQEYAPDNLINRIIQTNITNLAGVPSIIYGILGLAIFVRALGHFTSGVAFGASDPSTANGRTILSAGLTLGMLVLPLIIINAQEAIKAVPSSLRQASFGLGATRLETVWHHVLPNAISGIMTGTILAISRAIGETAPLVVIGASTFIQVDPEGPFSNFTTLPIQIYQWTARPQSVFRNLAGGASLVLLGLLLTLNATAIILRNRYRRSL is encoded by the coding sequence GTGAGCGACTCTAATCTGCTGCAGCGCCACCGTCGGGGGCGCGTCTGGCTGGTGGTGTTTCAGGTTGCATTGCTGGTGGGCATCGTGGCGCTAGGTGCACTGCTCTTCAACATCCTTAACGGCTCATTTGGTTATGTGGCCGTAGAAGACACCATTCCTCCGCAGGACTTGGCTGTGAATGGCGTGCCCCTGGAAGAGCAGGACAAAGAAACCCTGATCCAGGTACTGCAAGCGCACATTTCAGCTGGCTTGTTCGCTCGCTACGAATTTGAGAAACCCTTTGCCGAGCGCTCAGCGGGGGAGGTGTACGACCTGATCCTGGAGCGTGTGATTGAGCCAAAGTTCGTGGCGCAGTGGTCGCTGTTCGAGACCCTTACCGATGGTGACGCCATTCGCCAAACGGCTGCTCAGGAATTTCCCAATGCCCGCCTGGAGTTTCGCAGCTGGCTGAACGGCCACTTCCTGCGCGCTCCGCAGTCGAGCTATCCCGAGATAGCCGGTGTGCGCACCGCGGTGCTTGGCTCGTTGTGGACCATTGCGATCGCGGTGCTGTTTGCCTTCCCGGTAGGGGTGGCTGCGGCAGTCTACTTACAGGAATATGCGCCCGACAATCTAATCAATCGCATTATCCAGACCAATATAACCAACCTGGCGGGCGTGCCATCCATCATCTATGGCATTTTGGGCTTGGCCATTTTTGTGCGTGCATTGGGGCACTTCACCAGCGGGGTGGCCTTTGGCGCCAGCGATCCGAGCACTGCCAACGGACGCACCATTCTTTCTGCGGGGCTGACGCTGGGCATGCTGGTACTGCCGCTCATCATCATCAACGCTCAGGAGGCGATCAAGGCGGTTCCCAGCTCGCTGCGCCAGGCCAGCTTTGGCCTGGGCGCAACCCGCTTGGAGACGGTCTGGCACCACGTGCTTCCCAATGCCATCTCGGGCATTATGACCGGCACCATCCTGGCCATCTCGCGTGCCATTGGCGAGACCGCTCCGCTGGTCGTGATCGGCGCGTCCACCTTCATCCAGGTGGATCCCGAAGGTCCATTCTCCAACTTCACAACGCTGCCCATTCAGATCTACCAATGGACGGCCCGCCCGCAATCCGTGTTCCGCAATCTGGCTGGCGGCGCAAGCCTGGTGCTGCTGGGCCTGCTGCTCACACTGAACGCCACTGCCATTATTTTGCGTAATCGCTATCGCAGGAGCCTGTAG
- the pstC gene encoding phosphate ABC transporter permease subunit PstC: MHLIAIEDSIYVVERGAQDTPPAAHAAGAVIHKGVDPSLAEFFTGTTWAPHAGQFGVLPLLNATLMVSGIAILVALPLGLATAIYLSEYASPRARNTLKPILEILAGVPTVVYGYFALTFMTPLLRTIFGQNVVQIYNTASAGIVIGILILPLVSTISEDALNAVPRSLREAAYGLGATKLETAVRIVLPAAFSGIAAAAILAISRAVGETMVVALAAGAGPAFTFNPFQAAETMTGHIVRISGGDLSYDSLDYNSIFAIGLMLFVMTLALNIFSQYIVRRFREVYE, from the coding sequence ATGCACCTGATTGCTATCGAAGACAGCATCTATGTTGTGGAGCGTGGCGCGCAGGATACGCCGCCCGCCGCGCATGCCGCCGGCGCTGTAATACATAAAGGCGTTGACCCCAGCCTGGCTGAATTTTTTACCGGCACCACCTGGGCGCCGCACGCTGGGCAGTTTGGCGTACTTCCGTTACTGAACGCCACGCTGATGGTCTCCGGCATCGCCATCCTTGTGGCCCTGCCACTGGGGCTGGCAACCGCCATCTATCTCAGTGAATACGCCTCCCCACGGGCGCGCAATACGCTAAAGCCCATTCTTGAGATCCTGGCTGGCGTACCTACAGTGGTATACGGCTACTTTGCGCTTACCTTTATGACGCCATTGTTGCGAACTATTTTTGGGCAGAACGTCGTGCAGATCTACAACACCGCCTCCGCCGGCATCGTTATAGGTATCCTGATCCTGCCCCTGGTGAGCACCATCAGCGAAGACGCCCTCAACGCCGTGCCGCGCTCGCTGCGTGAAGCTGCCTACGGATTGGGCGCTACCAAGCTGGAAACCGCCGTGCGCATCGTACTGCCGGCCGCCTTCTCTGGCATTGCGGCCGCGGCCATCCTGGCCATCTCCCGCGCTGTGGGCGAGACCATGGTGGTGGCCCTTGCGGCTGGCGCCGGGCCAGCTTTCACCTTCAATCCATTCCAGGCCGCTGAGACGATGACCGGGCATATCGTGCGCATCAGCGGCGGTGACCTGAGTTACGACTCACTGGATTACAACAGCATCTTCGCCATTGGTCTCATGCTTTTTGTGATGACTCTGGCACTCAACATTTTTAGCCAGTACATTGTGCGCCGCTTCCGTGAGGTGTACGAGTGA
- a CDS encoding PstS family phosphate ABC transporter substrate-binding protein encodes MNRKLYLGLSALVIAGVLLAACGAPAPAATEAPSQATAAPAEATAPAMDPFSPLAVSGAIITAGSSTVFPLTERMAERFSDEGFSGSITIDSIGSGAGIERFCVAGDTDVANSSRAIRESEVASCQSIGREPIEFRVGTDALSVVVSQANDFVTDVTTEELALIFGEATNWSDVRPEWPNEPIQRFIPGTDSGTFDYFVEHVYGNDPSTILAASNTQLSEDDNVLVQGIQGSPYAVAFFGYAYYAENASTLKILSLDGVQPDDVTVEDGSYGLARPLFLYTTADILNGKPQVAAFLHFYLAFVNEEIVEVGYFPASESALQAALDAFDAAVGN; translated from the coding sequence ATGAATCGTAAGCTCTACTTAGGCCTCTCCGCGCTGGTGATCGCAGGCGTGCTGCTGGCCGCCTGCGGCGCACCTGCACCTGCAGCCACCGAGGCTCCGAGCCAGGCTACGGCCGCACCTGCTGAGGCAACGGCACCTGCAATGGACCCGTTTAGTCCACTGGCTGTTTCGGGCGCCATCATCACTGCTGGCAGCTCCACGGTGTTCCCGCTCACTGAGCGCATGGCTGAGCGCTTCAGCGATGAAGGCTTCAGCGGCAGCATCACCATCGATAGCATTGGCTCTGGCGCCGGCATCGAACGCTTCTGCGTTGCCGGTGACACGGATGTTGCCAACTCCAGCCGCGCCATCCGCGAGTCTGAAGTTGCTTCCTGCCAGTCCATTGGCCGTGAGCCAATCGAGTTCCGCGTCGGCACGGATGCGCTCTCTGTTGTTGTGAGCCAGGCGAATGACTTCGTCACCGATGTGACCACGGAAGAGTTGGCCCTGATTTTTGGCGAGGCCACCAACTGGTCTGATGTTCGCCCCGAGTGGCCGAATGAGCCCATCCAGCGCTTTATCCCTGGCACGGACTCCGGCACCTTCGACTACTTTGTTGAGCATGTGTATGGCAATGACCCCAGTACCATTCTGGCGGCTAGCAACACCCAGCTAAGCGAGGATGACAACGTGTTGGTGCAGGGCATCCAGGGCAGCCCGTACGCGGTTGCCTTCTTCGGGTATGCGTACTATGCCGAGAATGCCAGCACCCTGAAGATTCTGAGCCTGGATGGCGTGCAGCCGGATGACGTCACTGTCGAAGACGGCAGTTACGGACTGGCTCGCCCGCTGTTCCTGTACACCACCGCAGACATCCTGAACGGCAAGCCCCAGGTGGCAGCCTTCCTTCACTTCTACCTCGCTTTTGTAAATGAGGAGATCGTCGAAGTGGGTTACTTCCCGGCCAGCGAGTCTGCTCTGCAGGCCGCACTGGATGCTTTCGACGCTGCTGTGGGCAACTAG
- a CDS encoding PAS domain-containing protein — translation MLLALALQAALLVFLYSQIKPLVTDPDAVLMLNRGFWFAGVLCALVSIALAWSPQVEHDFDVGRAESSELRQQRQYLEAVLNGSPAGIVVARDDGKVLLSSQRMQSLFALSDDEMRAGSLTHLLRQYQFVELWQEAVRTRAAQTIVSEVPQSRRMLRAAVHPLANGLDGHSLLAFEDVTELHRLETVRKDFVSNVSHELRTPLTSLRLLTESLRGGAINEPATADRFLTLMETEVDALTALVSELLELARTESKDVKLELTSVDPCALLNAAAARLRMQAERAGLQLTVECADDLPAALADLPRVEQVLVNLIHNAIKFTPRGGHITASAAARQGVMEFAVQDTGIGIAADDQARIFERFYKIDPARNRTGTGLGLAIARHVVEAHGGHIGVTSQEGRGSRFFFTLPLASAS, via the coding sequence ATGCTGCTTGCGTTGGCCTTGCAGGCCGCGTTGCTTGTATTCTTGTATTCGCAAATAAAACCATTAGTCACTGACCCTGATGCCGTGTTGATGCTTAACCGCGGCTTTTGGTTTGCCGGGGTGCTGTGCGCATTGGTTAGCATCGCTCTGGCCTGGTCTCCGCAAGTTGAGCATGACTTTGATGTAGGGCGAGCAGAGTCTAGCGAATTGCGCCAGCAGCGCCAGTACCTTGAGGCTGTGCTGAATGGCAGCCCGGCCGGCATTGTGGTAGCCAGGGATGATGGCAAAGTGCTGCTGAGCAGCCAACGCATGCAGAGCCTGTTCGCCCTAAGCGATGATGAGATGCGTGCCGGCTCGCTGACCCATTTGCTGCGCCAGTATCAGTTCGTGGAGCTGTGGCAGGAGGCAGTGCGCACACGGGCCGCCCAAACCATAGTGTCTGAAGTGCCGCAGAGCCGGCGCATGTTACGTGCGGCTGTGCACCCCCTGGCGAATGGGCTTGATGGACACAGTTTGCTGGCGTTCGAAGATGTAACCGAGCTGCATCGCCTGGAGACTGTGCGCAAGGATTTTGTCAGCAATGTATCGCACGAACTGCGCACACCGCTCACATCGCTGCGCCTGCTAACCGAAAGCCTGCGAGGCGGAGCGATCAACGAACCGGCTACCGCAGACCGCTTTCTGACCCTCATGGAAACCGAAGTGGATGCGCTCACGGCCCTTGTCAGCGAATTGCTGGAGTTGGCGCGCACCGAATCCAAAGACGTAAAACTTGAGTTGACGTCAGTTGATCCCTGCGCATTGCTGAACGCGGCGGCTGCCCGCCTGCGCATGCAGGCCGAGCGCGCTGGGCTGCAGTTGACGGTGGAATGTGCAGACGACCTGCCTGCCGCGCTAGCGGACCTGCCGCGAGTCGAGCAAGTGCTGGTCAACTTGATCCACAATGCCATCAAGTTCACGCCTCGCGGCGGCCACATCACAGCTTCGGCTGCGGCTCGCCAGGGGGTGATGGAGTTTGCCGTGCAGGATACGGGGATAGGCATCGCCGCGGATGACCAGGCGCGCATCTTTGAACGCTTCTATAAAATCGACCCGGCCCGCAACCGCACTGGCACAGGCTTGGGGTTGGCCATCGCCCGCCACGTGGTGGAAGCGCATGGCGGCCACATTGGCGTAACCAGCCAGGAGGGTAGGGGTAGCCGTTTTTTCTTTACCCTGCCGTTGGCCTCAGCCAGTTAG
- a CDS encoding response regulator transcription factor, translating into MPQKVLVVEDDAAIREALTYNLTREGYEVQAVGDGAAAVAAVRKAEPNLVVLDLMLPEMDGFDVTRALRADSKVPILMLTARDDEIDRVLGLELGADDYLTKPFSMRELLARVKAMLRRVQMEHSEAEPAAGEQVVSGNLAINITRHEVKQDGKVLDLKPKEFELLMFLMQNRGRAYTREQLLEKVWGWEFSGGSRTVDVHVRWLRSRIEADPENPQRIITVRGVGYRFEG; encoded by the coding sequence ATGCCGCAAAAAGTCCTGGTGGTTGAAGATGACGCCGCCATTCGTGAAGCGCTTACGTATAACCTGACCCGCGAAGGCTACGAAGTTCAAGCCGTAGGCGATGGCGCCGCCGCCGTGGCTGCCGTGCGCAAGGCCGAACCCAATCTTGTGGTGCTCGACCTCATGCTGCCTGAGATGGATGGCTTTGATGTCACCCGCGCACTGCGCGCAGACAGCAAAGTGCCGATCCTGATGCTGACCGCGCGTGATGATGAGATCGACCGCGTGCTGGGCCTGGAGCTGGGGGCGGATGACTACCTGACCAAGCCATTTTCCATGCGCGAGCTGCTAGCCCGCGTCAAAGCCATGCTGCGCCGCGTGCAGATGGAGCACAGCGAAGCTGAGCCGGCGGCTGGCGAGCAAGTCGTGAGCGGCAACCTGGCCATCAACATCACCCGCCATGAGGTCAAACAGGACGGCAAAGTGCTGGACCTCAAGCCTAAGGAATTTGAGCTGCTCATGTTCCTGATGCAAAACCGCGGCCGCGCCTACACGCGTGAGCAACTGCTGGAGAAAGTGTGGGGATGGGAATTCAGCGGGGGCAGCCGTACCGTGGATGTGCATGTGCGCTGGCTTCGCTCGCGCATCGAAGCTGACCCAGAAAACCCACAGCGCATCATTACTGTCCGCGGCGTCGGCTACCGCTTCGAGGGCTGA
- the tig gene encoding trigger factor — MKITNQTTSDDHQLHLTVEIEAETMQSAKQKAARKIAKQVKIPGFRPGKAPYNVVEKQVGEAAIRDEAIDIMLDDVYPKLIEETGVKPYGPGTLEKIDEDKTPPVYEFRVPLSPVVKLGDYDKIRMAFEEKQPSEEDIQKVFTNLREQNAVLSPADRPAQEGDIVYIQLSATRQDAAEGDPELLPERSYPVVVEKTDVDTKNEWPFPAFSRTLIGLKPGEEKSFPHTFGEDSEFEDLRGKTANFAVKVEEIKARELPELDDTLAQSVGEYKTVDELRTEIVRQLTENLNRQARDEYDDKIVTQMIAESEIKFPPQMLHHEVHHYIEDMVPDLNARGMDMDAYLGSRQMTMDDLEKEVEPVVEERLKKSLVIMEASRQENIEVPETEMQGIVQLKLAQLQQMVSAQDMRKFLNNRDNIQSLVSRTMSEEVIRRTLARLNAIGRGKGDEHRKETAAASVSTDEAAAAPAADAEPEAVEAAPAQASQPAVEDTGKENNNE, encoded by the coding sequence TTGAAGATCACCAATCAAACCACCTCTGATGACCATCAGCTGCATCTGACGGTTGAGATCGAAGCTGAGACCATGCAGAGCGCCAAGCAAAAAGCGGCTCGCAAAATTGCAAAGCAGGTCAAGATCCCTGGCTTTCGCCCCGGTAAAGCCCCCTACAACGTAGTGGAAAAACAGGTGGGCGAAGCCGCCATTCGAGACGAGGCCATTGACATCATGCTGGATGATGTCTACCCCAAGCTGATCGAAGAAACTGGCGTGAAGCCTTACGGCCCCGGCACCCTGGAGAAGATCGACGAAGACAAGACGCCGCCGGTCTACGAGTTTCGCGTGCCGCTGTCACCTGTTGTCAAGCTGGGCGACTACGACAAAATCCGCATGGCGTTTGAAGAAAAACAGCCTAGCGAAGAGGATATCCAGAAAGTCTTCACCAACCTGCGTGAGCAGAACGCAGTGCTCTCCCCCGCCGACCGCCCCGCGCAGGAAGGCGATATCGTCTATATCCAGCTCAGTGCCACACGTCAGGACGCAGCCGAGGGCGATCCCGAGCTGTTGCCAGAGCGCAGTTACCCAGTTGTGGTCGAGAAGACGGATGTAGACACCAAAAATGAATGGCCTTTCCCAGCCTTCTCTCGCACGCTTATTGGGTTAAAACCGGGCGAAGAAAAAAGCTTCCCGCACACGTTCGGCGAAGATTCTGAATTTGAAGACCTGCGCGGCAAGACGGCCAACTTTGCAGTCAAGGTTGAAGAGATCAAAGCACGCGAATTGCCTGAGCTGGATGACACCCTGGCGCAAAGCGTAGGCGAATACAAAACCGTGGACGAGCTACGAACTGAGATCGTGCGCCAGCTCACCGAGAATTTGAACCGCCAGGCACGTGATGAGTACGATGACAAGATCGTCACGCAAATGATCGCCGAGAGCGAGATCAAGTTCCCGCCCCAGATGCTGCACCACGAGGTGCACCATTACATTGAGGATATGGTGCCTGACCTCAATGCCCGCGGCATGGACATGGACGCCTACCTGGGCAGCCGCCAAATGACCATGGACGATCTTGAAAAAGAGGTCGAGCCAGTTGTGGAAGAGCGCCTGAAGAAGTCACTGGTGATCATGGAAGCCTCTCGCCAGGAGAACATTGAAGTTCCTGAAACTGAGATGCAAGGCATTGTCCAGCTTAAGCTGGCCCAGCTGCAGCAAATGGTCTCAGCCCAAGACATGCGCAAGTTCCTCAACAACCGGGACAATATCCAGAGCCTGGTCAGCCGCACCATGAGCGAAGAAGTCATTCGCCGCACCCTCGCCCGCCTTAACGCCATTGGCCGCGGCAAGGGCGACGAGCACCGAAAGGAAACTGCCGCTGCCAGCGTCAGTACCGATGAGGCTGCAGCCGCACCCGCGGCCGATGCGGAGCCCGAAGCTGTGGAAGCCGCGCCGGCTCAGGCCAGCCAGCCCGCAGTTGAAGATACAGGAAAGGAAAATAACAATGAATAA
- a CDS encoding ATP-dependent Clp protease proteolytic subunit: MNKPNSITGQSGFTPQSVIPMVIESTGRGERAFDIYSLLLKNRIILISTPIDDQTANLAVAQLIYLSNEDPDSAIQMYISSPGGSIYAGMGIYDTMQMIPNQISTVAVGFTASFGTILLTAGAKGHRYALPNATIHMHQPWQQGGGGQASDIEIQAKEILRQRARLNEILVERTGRTLAEIEKDTDRDTYMTAQEAVEYGLVDQVLQPRELKQLTEK; this comes from the coding sequence ATGAATAAGCCTAATAGCATTACCGGTCAGTCCGGTTTCACCCCGCAATCCGTCATCCCCATGGTGATCGAGTCCACCGGCCGCGGCGAGCGCGCGTTTGACATCTACTCGCTGTTGCTGAAGAACCGCATCATCCTGATCAGCACGCCCATTGACGATCAGACCGCCAATCTGGCAGTCGCCCAGCTCATTTACTTGAGCAATGAGGATCCGGATTCGGCGATCCAGATGTATATCTCGTCCCCCGGCGGTTCCATCTACGCCGGCATGGGCATCTACGACACCATGCAGATGATCCCTAACCAGATCAGCACGGTAGCCGTGGGCTTCACCGCCTCGTTCGGCACGATCTTGCTGACCGCTGGCGCCAAGGGCCACCGCTATGCGCTGCCCAACGCCACCATCCACATGCACCAGCCGTGGCAGCAAGGCGGCGGCGGCCAGGCCAGCGACATCGAGATCCAGGCGAAAGAGATCCTGCGCCAGCGCGCCCGCCTCAACGAAATTCTGGTGGAGCGCACCGGCCGCACCCTGGCTGAGATCGAGAAGGACACCGACCGCGACACCTACATGACCGCCCAGGAAGCGGTGGAGTACGGCCTGGTGGACCAGGTGCTGCAGCCCCGCGAACTGAAGCAACTAACTGAGAAGTAA